The genomic interval GTTGTTTTTCACAAATCTATTTTTTTGATAAATATGATTTAAAAGTATAAAGGATATATCCATGGATTTTGATAAGTTGATTGATGAAGACATCGTAAGCCTTGCACAGATTGGGGTGATATTACCTCTCAATGCCGTTGTGTTACGTGATTATCTGCCTCACCGTTATCCTTTTATGCTATTAGACAGAGTCACTGCGGTAAAACCCAATGAGTGGATTACCGGTCTTAAAAATATCACCATTAACGAGCCTTTTTTTAACGGTCACTTTCCTGAAGAGCCTATCATGCCAGGCGTCTTAATGATTGAAGCCATGGCGCAGGTAGCGGGTGTGCTAGGTTTTATCAGCAAAAATGTCAAACCAAGAGATGGTTATATTTATCTGTTCGCTGGGGTCGATAAAGTGCGTTTCAAACGTCAAGTCATCCCCGGTGATCAGCTCATTTTACGCGCCAAAAAGACCATGGAGCGTCACAGTATCTATAAATTTAGTTGTACAGCGTGCGTGGGCGATGAGTTGGCAGCGAGTGCCGAAATTACCATTGCAGAGCAGCGTACCCAATATCACCAGACATGACTTTAACATCATTTTTACATGACTTGAATAAGGCGCATTTTGAGTAAGCTATACCGCTTAAATCTGTTTAAGTTAAGCAAAATCCTTGATAAAAATGGCATACTTTAGTAAAAATGCTATAATGTCGTTTTTATTTTAACCTGCTGTTTATAGTTAGCTTTGCCTATGGTTTTAGCTAAATCTGTATTTTTAATTCTTCTTGAATAGTAGGCTGGTATAAGGATTTTTCATGACGATTCACCCAACGGCGATTATTGATGCCACTGCAACGATACACCCGTCGGTCAAGATAGGGCCGTATTGTATTATTGGTGAACATGTCACAATTGGGGCACAGACCGTGCTTCACCCCCATGTCGTCATTAGCAAGTTTACCCGTATCGGTGAGCGTAACCAGATTTTTCAATTCGCTAGCATCGGCGAAGATTGCCAAGATCTCAAATACCAAGGCGAGGAGACGTGGCTAGAAATTGGCGATGACAATCGCATTCGAGAAGCCTGTAGCATTCATCGCGGCACGGTACAAGATAAAGGCATCACACGCGTTGGTAGCCGTAATCTGTTTATGGTCAATACCCATATTGCGCACGATTGCGTGATTGGGAGCGACAACATTGTGGCTAATAATGTGGGGATTGCAGGGCATGTCCGCATCGGTAACCATGTGATTGTCGGTGGTAATTCAGGTATTCACCAATTTTGTAGCATTGATGATTATAGTTTGATTGGTGGTGCCAGCTTGATTTTAAAAGATGTTGCGGCTTTTAACATGGTATCGGGCAACCCTGCCAAAAGCCATGGTCTTAATATCGAAGGCATGCGCCGCAAAGGTTGGTCAAAGCAGACTATTGATTATCTGCGACAAGCTTATCGGGTGATTTTCCGTTCAGGACTGACCAAAGAAGAAGCCATTGTCGCGGTGAGCGAGCAGCTATTACCCCAAGAACCTTTGGTACAATTACTATTGGATTCCCTGATTCATAGCGAACGTGGTTTAGTCAGATAAGGTAGTAAGGAAGGATAGCGTTGCTATTTAGCGTATAACAATCAGCATCTGAAAAGTAAAAAAGAGCCAATTTAGGCTCTCTTTTTTTAGGTCTTTTTTAGGTCAAATGCAAATCAGGTTTTGGTAAGTTTTGCTGCTGATAAAAAGTATCGACAAACGCATCAAATTTATCATCTTCAATAGACTGACGAATATCTGCCATCAAGCGCTGATAGTAGCGCAAATTGTGTATGGTGCCCAACTGTGCCGATAGCATTTCATTGCATTTAAATAAATGATGCAAATAGGCGCGGCTGAAATTCTGACAAGTATAGCAATCACACGCACTATCAAGCGGACTTTGGTCAAAACGGTGCACCGCATTTTTAATTTTAACGGCGCCAAAAGTGGTGAAATAATGACCATTTCGTGCATTACGGGTTGGCATCACGCAATCAAACATATCAACACCGCGGCGTACCGCTTCCACGATATCTTCAGGTTTACCCACGCCCATCAAATAACGGGGCTTGTCGGCAGGCATATCATCGGGTAAGTAATCAAGCACCGCCATCATTTCTTCTTTTGGCTCACCGACTGACAGTCCACCAATGGCATAACCATCAAAGCCAATAGCGAGCAACCCTTCTAGGGACTTTTCGCGAAGGTTGCGATACATACTGCCTTGGATGATACCAAACAAAGCATTCTTGTTACCCAGTTTTTCATGCTCATTTTTACAGCGCTCGCCCCAACGCAGCGATAGTTCAAGCGATGTATCCGCTTCGCTAGGCGTTGCAGGATAAGGCGTGCATTCATCAAACTGCATGACGATGTCTGAGTTCAGTGAGTATTGAATTTGCATCGATATTTCGGGGGATAAAAATACTTTTGCGCCATCAATCGGCGAGCGAAAATGGACACCTTCTTCTTTAATTTTACGCATTGCGCCTAGACTAAAGACTTGAAAACCGCCCGAATCAGTTAAAATCGGCTTATTCCAACCGATAAAGTCATGTAAGCCGCCAAATTTGTCAATGACATCGGTCGTTGGGCGTAGCCACAAATGAAAGGTATTACCCAAGATGATTTCGGCACCGATTTCGTGGATATCCCGCGGCAGCATGCCTTTGACAGTACCATAAGTACCGACAGGCATAAAGGCAGGGGTTTGCACATCGCCATGAGCGAGATGAACCGTACCACGGCGAGCACGGCTCTCGCCTGTAGCGGTTTTATGTAAGGTAAATTGCATGGTAGATTTTCTTAAAAATAAAATATTATAGCATTTTATGCAAACTAATAATCAAAGGCTTAATTTTAGTTTTTAAGTTTTCTCTAAACAATACAACAAAATTTATGCCTTCATAAAAGCATAATTTTAGAGCATATGAAAAACCTAAATATGGATAAACTTCTAAAAACTGATAGTAAAAAATTTCTTGATTAGAACCTTTCTTTTCAACATGATTAAAATTTCTTTCTATCACTTTTCTTGTGTTTTCTAGTGACTGGTTAATTTCTATTGAGTTGTTTTCATCTAGGGAAATAAGTGACGCATTGTAATCAGTAATTTTTCCTAAAAATACCTTATTAAATTCAAAAAAATACAAAGCCCTTGCTATGGCTTGAATGCTGTTAGAAATCCGAGTGTCATCGATATTAAAGGCAAATGTTGGTTTTAGTTTTCCATTTTTTTCTTCATCAACGTAAACTACACTCGCATTCTTTGCAAGTTCTTTCATAAACTTTCGATTTCTGCGAATACTCGCCACTCCTTTTTCTGTTCCTAAGTTTTGCCCCTTTTCATTAGCTAAAATTTGTATTGAAAGCATTTGAAATAAATATTCATCATCATTTGATTTTCCAGAATTATGCAAGTGACAGGATGGAACAGTGATAAGGTTATCTCTATCGGTATTAGGGAAAAAGACTTTGGGCGGAACGTGTTCTTTTGTTAAGGTATTAGGTTGTAATTTAATACCGCAGTAATAACAAACATTTGGT from Moraxella osloensis carries:
- the lpxA gene encoding acyl-ACP--UDP-N-acetylglucosamine O-acyltransferase, with amino-acid sequence MTIHPTAIIDATATIHPSVKIGPYCIIGEHVTIGAQTVLHPHVVISKFTRIGERNQIFQFASIGEDCQDLKYQGEETWLEIGDDNRIREACSIHRGTVQDKGITRVGSRNLFMVNTHIAHDCVIGSDNIVANNVGIAGHVRIGNHVIVGGNSGIHQFCSIDDYSLIGGASLILKDVAAFNMVSGNPAKSHGLNIEGMRRKGWSKQTIDYLRQAYRVIFRSGLTKEEAIVAVSEQLLPQEPLVQLLLDSLIHSERGLVR
- the tgt gene encoding tRNA guanosine(34) transglycosylase Tgt, which codes for MQFTLHKTATGESRARRGTVHLAHGDVQTPAFMPVGTYGTVKGMLPRDIHEIGAEIILGNTFHLWLRPTTDVIDKFGGLHDFIGWNKPILTDSGGFQVFSLGAMRKIKEEGVHFRSPIDGAKVFLSPEISMQIQYSLNSDIVMQFDECTPYPATPSEADTSLELSLRWGERCKNEHEKLGNKNALFGIIQGSMYRNLREKSLEGLLAIGFDGYAIGGLSVGEPKEEMMAVLDYLPDDMPADKPRYLMGVGKPEDIVEAVRRGVDMFDCVMPTRNARNGHYFTTFGAVKIKNAVHRFDQSPLDSACDCYTCQNFSRAYLHHLFKCNEMLSAQLGTIHNLRYYQRLMADIRQSIEDDKFDAFVDTFYQQQNLPKPDLHLT
- a CDS encoding HNH endonuclease codes for the protein MYQYLPNVCYYCGIKLQPNTLTKEHVPPKVFFPNTDRDNLITVPSCHLHNSGKSNDDEYLFQMLSIQILANEKGQNLGTEKGVASIRRNRKFMKELAKNASVVYVDEEKNGKLKPTFAFNIDDTRISNSIQAIARALYFFEFNKVFLGKITDYNASLISLDENNSIEINQSLENTRKVIERNFNHVEKKGSNQEIFYYQFLEVYPYLGFSYALKLCFYEGINFVVLFRENLKTKIKPLIISLHKML
- the fabZ gene encoding 3-hydroxyacyl-ACP dehydratase FabZ, translated to MDFDKLIDEDIVSLAQIGVILPLNAVVLRDYLPHRYPFMLLDRVTAVKPNEWITGLKNITINEPFFNGHFPEEPIMPGVLMIEAMAQVAGVLGFISKNVKPRDGYIYLFAGVDKVRFKRQVIPGDQLILRAKKTMERHSIYKFSCTACVGDELAASAEITIAEQRTQYHQT